TAAGTCCTTATTTTTTGCATTTGTAGGAGAAGTACAAAAAGGAACCACCTGATAAACAAATCTCAATCAGAAACAGATCATAACAGAACAGGACATGACATGACAGGTTTTACTGTGTTTGGCGTAAGGGCTAGGTCTGATGTCAATAGTGGGACAAGGGTTTGCTTTTGATCATGAGTTTGCGTaaaagacgaaaatacccttcCGTCATTCAAATTACCTGATCATTGCTTGAATTAGCGACTGTAGTTGTTCTTTTCCTTTTTGTGTTTGTCTTCTTGATTGATAGgtcttcaacaaaattttgatccGTCATCTCTGTAAGAAAATTTCACCGGATGTTTAAatgaatgcaagaaatagcaatgtactttgattgctttgtttattataatttatagcatcctactttcataaatgtgcaaaagacatgaatgccctcCTCGTCATGAAGTAAGTACCTGTATTACTATCAGATTCAGGAACAGGGTTTTGCTGTGAAGTTTCAgttgatgatgatgatagtgTTTCATGGATGGAAGGGGATGCTGATGTCATAGCTCCATGTCTGTTTCCATTTGTGAAATGTTGGATCCATGGATTGGTTAAAGAAACATGGGATCTTTCTGAATCTTTCAGTTGTGGATTTTCTTTCATGAACTTTTTCTTTGTCCAACAGCCACCCTGATGAACTTTAAACTGCAAAAAAAGAAATTGGATCAGAAGGAGAGAAATGGATATAAAAGGGGtttgaaaagagatgtgtaaTGGGTTAGATTTTAAACCTGGCCTGAAGGGATACGTGGAGCATTGGTGTGGTTTTTCCAAAATGAAATTGTTTTTGAGGAGGAGGTTTTTTGAGTTTGATAGCTTTGTAGATCTAAAGAGTTGTATAATTGGTCAACGAATGATGCTTCTATTGACTTCAGATATAAACTATGCTTCTCATTTGTCCATTCTGATGATTCCTTTTTCTGGGATTCCTGATTTGTGAAAAGAATAGTGTATGAATTAGTAAACATGAGAACAGAATTTTGAGAAATGAACACAAAAATGTTTAGAACCCTTGATAATGAGGCAagaattcatttaagtcacagaGTTTGAATATGAACAAGAATTCAAGATCATATTTAGCCCTAGTACTATGTGAGGTGTGAGATCGATGATTGTCGAGTGTAAGCATCTTTTAGTTCATGTAAAAATTGATTATACACAAACACTataaagaaaaatcaaaagttgGTTTGTTTGAAGCCGAAAACACAAATTTCTCCATACATCGATGCAAAACAATCTGCAGAACAGTATAAAGCACGAAGGAGAATACCAAACGTAATACTAAAAAGACCACAAGATTGCTTTCAGAGCACGGAAATCAATGTCTGAAGCTGGAATTGAAGCTCATTTAATTTGATTTAAAGCGATTACGCTCCATAGAATTAGCAGCCAAAAACACCATATGAGAAAGAGATGTTCTATTGCAAAACATACGCAAAACGATGATAAACCACAATATTAGTGCTACAAAGAAATATAAGGATAAGTTTAAAACAAACAGACCTGATACCTCAATTAAGATGAAAAGGGCGAAAAAACCTAAATATCATCACCTCAATTCAGATAGAAAATAGACACAAACAGATCTTAAATTATTGACCACAAATCTAACATCATATCGAAATAAACATATGATCAAATTAAGGACAAATAAACTACCATAATTGAACTCTCCTCCTGCTCCACAAACTCACTCAGTAACACGTTGCCGGTCATCTCCAACTCCAAATAGCACGTCTGCGTCAAAGTCGCCGTCGCGGTCGCCGTCGCCGGAGGACAAACTTTATCTTTGATATCACAATAAAGATCTTGAATAGAGAATTAAAGAaaatccgtgagagagaaaaatcgCTGTAGATTTGGATATTTTCTGGTGACAAAGTGACCAAAAAAGTGCGTTCGAGAGGCCATTTTGATGCTGAAGGGGTAAAAACGGCCAGATGTCAAGTCTTTTACACGTGTCATGGCGTGTTCCTAGAGCCACGTCGTCTTAGATCCACGTCAGCGTTCAGATATTTTCCTGCCGTCGGATTTTTATTTTTGTGAACCAGATATTTTGTATTGCCCTCAAAATATCAGCCGCCGGTTGCAATTTTACATTTTTGCCCATAACCTTTGGATACCACAAATTTATATTTTTGCCCATAGAATTAGGTTTATGAAAtaatagtttatttttatttattattgctTTCTATATTATACTTAATCGTtatattttcaatatatatatatatatatatatatatatatatatatatatatatatatatatatatatatatatatatatatatatatatatatatatatatatatatatatatatatatatatatatatatatatggagtggttcaaatgagaaccataaaagATTAATAACCTAAGAACCTCATTTAATAACTAAATATATATTGTGAATATTATCAAGTTTGTTAAAATCCTGATTTTGGGCTTTTTGGTAAGTGAATGgcaaaatcataattttttttagtcTAATACTTTCGTGCATGCattcatttatattttaacacaaattttttataaaatacaactttatacagtccatttacagtttaatacataaaattcacaacttaacagAACTTATTTTACACTAATTCTCAAATTCATAGAAATCAAACCCAAACTTTACCACCACCAAATGCCGCCACCAACCAGCTGTGCCAACATTGCAACAACTCTTTCTTCCAAATGAGATCTGCATATAAAGTCAGACAATGACATGTTAAATACTacattcatagtttaataaactGGTTTATTCATCCATTTTGAAattaatgcaaaataattataaaaactaagGCATTCTTACATACTTAtgtaacattaaaaataaatatatttacaagaaattaatacaaatttttttacataaatcattcatattttattacaaaaattattaaaaaaaatcacagCAACATGTAGTTAATTCATCATTTAATATACTCAATTATCgtttaatatatataatttaaatcttaatctaaaaaattaaaactttaatacataaaaatatcatattcttaacttaaaacatacatttatacATTTAGATCTAACGGTTggtgtttttcaaaatttaatgtacataatattcacaatttaaattttatataattttgttaaaattagagaaaatcatatatatgtataatgatTCTTTCTTCTCATATTTCAGAAGCAaatacaaaattcataaaaatttcaaatcttaatacagtcaattcacagcttaatacaatcatttcaaagtttaatacataaaattcacagcttaatacaataattcatagtttaatacacaaaaaatatatatgtacggctatatttttttaacttaatACTAACAGTTATATGTTCATATCTAGAGACATTTTTatctattaaattgtgaatttattatacTAAGTTGTGAACAAAtttacaacttaacacatcaaattcacagtttaatacaatgtATTCATAACTTATTTACAAGTATAATCTCATATTTCAGTGTATGAAAAACtcatttatattttaatacataCATAAGTTATCTCATACTTCATAAGCAAACatcaaaagaaaaatatatacatgaatcataaaaaaaGATAACTTATCTAAAATCAACGAAGATTATGAGTGAGAAATAGAAAATATCATTACTCTTCCACTATCGCCACCATTAACACTGCTAAGTACCAGTCTACCATACATTGCTATCAACCATCGTCACCACAAAGCATCAATGTCAACACCAACAACATCATTCCCTAAAAAATCagaaaatgattaaaaaaaacaaaattcgcAGTTTAATTCATTATTTCAGAcactaattcacaacttaatttaATATTTCAGACACTAATTGAAAACTTAATTCAATATTTCAGACACTAATTCACAAGTTAGTGCATAAAAAAACACATTCATAACTTAACTtacatattcacaatttaatgcataaaaacacatattcacagtttaatacactaTGTTCACAACtattttataggtataaaattcaaatcttgataaaaaaaatagaattcatagtttaataaagCATTTCATGACtcttattcacaatttaatcaaacACCTTGTATGCTCTATAAAAAGATATTCAGatgattgatttaaaaaaaaactttaaacttataaaaaaatACTATATGCTCAAGTTAAAACTCACATTTATACATTCAGATCTATAGAATATTGCTTCTTTCAAATTTTATTTAcacaaatattcacaatttaaattttacataatttattcaaaatgagataaaataatatttttatataatgttTCATTCATCTCATATTTCAAAAGCaaacaaataattaataaaaaaatcacaacttaatataatcaattcacaacttaatacaattaatttacagtttaatatagttaattcacattttaatacaatcaattcacagtttaatacacaaaatttgcAGCTTAATATAATAACTTCAAAGTCTAATACATAAAAATTATACATTCACGACCATATTCTCAATTTAAAAATTATACATTCACGACCATATTCACAGcttaaaaacatattaattcactCATTCACAGTTAGAACTAATATTAACAGAACTAAAAAATAACTGGAAAATTAAAACATCACCATTCACAACttaaaaaattttcaaattatttGAGAAAAACctaatataataacacatattctAAATTTAATTCACAATATAACAACCAAAAACATAAACTTTGAATATCATTTTTGtgcaaatattataacaaataataaaaaaaaacttggatTCACAACTAAATAGCAGTAAAAactaaaattaacaaaaaaacaataaataagatattaaaacattaaattaattcACACATTAACAAAAGGAAAACCAATCATaacaaaactaatttttttttgtcaaacacAAAGTAagacttttaaaataaaaaggcttatattataatataatgaTATATTcttaaaaaatcaaactcaaaatatGTATAATTAATTgttcaaaattttataattatGAAATAGCTAAATTCTTAATGGTTAGacaaatcataaaacaaaaatcaAGCTATAAAAATAAGAGGCAAAAGTAAATATAGAATCAATGGCATGTGATATTCTATTAACAAAGGATAGGTAACTAATAGCAAAGTAATAGCTAGGAGCTAGAAGCTAGGGAATAGTGACAATATATTAGGGTACGTATGAGCTTATGGAGCTAAGTAATAGCTAGGAGCTAGGGAATAGTGACAGtacttaaataaaaaaataaagaagattACCTCTTATGTCTCTGTAATGCAAGTTGTCGATCATTTGCTTTCTACAAAAATAAAACCATTGATAAGCCAACATGAATTGCCTCTCTCTCATCCAGCAAAAAAGCTTTGAATCTGCTTCTTCTCCAGCGACTAGTAATGGCGAGGGGTGATGACAGGTCTAAGGTCGGTTTTGGATTTTTGTAGTTATGGTTAATGATTTTATTCAACATAACTGACGTTAATCCACCTTCGATTTTCGATTTTATTCAACACAACACTGGTGGAAGAGTAGCGTTGCGGTGGTGGTCTGAGATGAAGCAAATCTATAAAGAGGCGATTACAGTAGATCATAGCCTTCAGAGCTTGTAAATTGGGAATTTCCACTCACTGGAGATGGTAGATCTGGACACTCCTCTCGCCAGTGCTCGTGAATCTGACATCACCGCTCATCAGAGTCTTATATCTAGCCTCGTATTGCGTCGGTGGTGGCAGTTACCAACAGAAATCACAGATGTCGAGATCTATAAGGACGACGCTATCAGTGGATCTGGTACATGTAGAGTAGAAGTTACAGATCTAGATGGCAGTGTCAGTGCTGACTTGGATTCCGACGAGCTGGAGGTGGGCGGACATGGCGACGGAAGCGATTAATGGAATATGTCGGTAGTAGAAGGAGGGAAGGAAGAGAGAGGTTGATATTTTTGAGAAATATGATAGAATGAATCAGATGTAATTTAGATCTAGTTTTTGatatttgattatttgtttgTGAAACTAGGCTAGTATTTGTTGTTATTTACAATCATGTCATTcttgaaaaataataaatatatgattaattataagtttaaaaaatgattcttatagttcttaattttttttggttctcatttgaacctttctatatatatatatatatatatatatatatatatatatatatatatatatatatatatgttattgtgttctaattatctattgtgtgcatgtgaGATTGAtcctggaccaatcattttaattattttaagaaaataattaatacatatttcatgttaaagatataatgaatattaattaaatcttcagaattaattactttcttaaaataactaaaattattaCTCTAAAATCAATCTTACATACACAAAATAGATAGTAGAAACATttgaagctatatatatatatatatatatatatatatatatatatatatatatatatatatatatatataggtaaaggttcaaatgagaactaaaaaaggttaagaaccgtaagaacctctaattttagatgtttataaagggtttagggtttagggtttagggtgtttataaagggtttaggtttagggtttacggtttagggtttaaggtgtttataaagggtttagggtttagggttctaaaccctaaaccctaaaccctttataaacgcctaaagttagaggttcttagggttcttaaccttttttggttctcatttgaaccactccttatatatatatatatatatatatatatatatatatatatatatatatatatatatatatatatatatatatatatatatatatatatatatatatataggattaggttcatgtgagatggcctaattttgtgagaccgtgagacgcaatccTAGCCATTCATTTGgtagataaaacaaaaaattttttaaaatgcaaaataattgaaaattttcgaaaaaaaaaatttcaaaaattattttcggaatttatattttccaaaaaaaaataccaaaaaaataaaaaataaaaaatatataaaaatacacttttttacatattctagtagaataataGAATATTCTAGAGAAATCTAGtataatattctaacattctaaaaattacattagaatatttacaatgtaatattctattagaatatatcacgtatttaaaaaaaacaataatttttttaggtaattaaagttccgaaaataataattaataaaagaatttttggatttttccttttattttgcattttaaaattatttttagatttggtctcacggtttcataaaattagcatggtctcaaatgaacatgaatatatatatatatatatatatatatatatatatatatatatatatatatatatatatatatatatatatatatatatatataggactaCGCTTAAGAACAATGAAATTCCTAAGCTTTTGGCAAATTTCGTCATCCGTCTCTATTTGTGGTTATAAATCTTGGATGTTTCTTTTAAGGGGTCATATTTTTCAATTTTCTATATTCTCTGTCCACGTGTTGTTTTCCTTTCTTTCATCGTTTTCTCCACCAATAAAGACTCTATTTCTGTTACTCTATTTCGTTTCTATGTTACCGACTTTCTTTTTCATCTCGCTTCTCATTTTTTTGTGTTCACAATCGGTTCATTCCTTCTCTCCATAAGACTTCCACCGCCTGAACCCAATTGATCTTCAAGAAACCCCAAAAAATTCTCTTCATATTTGACTGGTCAATGGGTTGCCCCCCACCGTCGACAGATGAGATTCCTTGTATAGGAAGACACGAAAGATAAGTGTACATCGTCGCCATTACCACTCTCAGCCAACGCTACCATGATACCACGATAACTGAAGGTCCATTTCTTCTACATCCAGTGAATCGGAAGGGATATCGGGGATTGACGGCAGCAAAAGGTAGTCGATTTGCTAACCTTGGCGTAGCAAATTCATTATCAATTTTATGCTAAGTTACCTCTATTTCTAATATTCACTTCTATGGAGTTAAAATCCAATCTTTCAACACATTGATTACTCCTTCCTCCTCCACCTGAAAGCCACTTGTTTTAAGCCCTGTTGATTTCAATTTCTAGGGCAAAAACAGGAAAAATCGACACTTTGTATCTTGATAATCGCTACCTTCAATTTACAGGTGTCCAAACCTTGATTAACTGTCTTCAAATGTCGATTGTGAATGAGGTATGTTTCCAGTTCCTGTCGTTTTCCCTCCACCTGCTTGTGTTATAGGAGTTGTGTATTGTTATTGTAGGGATTCAGTCATTTCTATAAACTCTGATCTAACTTATTTTGGTGTTTTTTAGGTGTTTGTGGACCATCCTTCTTACCATCGTCCTGGAAATATATATGGTAATTCATATGGTGCATTTGGTGATAATTAGGTATTCATGAGAAAGTTATAATTGACTAATCACTTGTAATATGATTTAGGCTATTGGCAGCAAAGTGTCACTCCTATGGAGTTTACAAGGATGCTAGAAGTATTGTTGTGATACACAATCTTGCACACCACGTAATATGCTTTTTGTAACACACGGTTTTGAAAGTGTTTCGTTGCTTGGGGCTGCAGCCCAATTATCATTTTTCATGAGGTTTAAGGCCTTGGGAAAGGAAGGATTTGGCCCAGTTCAGAGGTGGGTGTTATAGTATAAGTGATTCGAGCGTATAATTGTATCTTCGTAGGCtaagggtataatcgtaattgGGTACCTAGGCCTTTATGGATGTTGGATTTAATCCGGAAAGGTTTAAGGCTTGGGAAAGTTATTAGGAGGGTAGGGCTTCTCgctaccttttcatggatataaagttcgttggaaaCAGACCTAGGATGAGGGAGTTATGGtactttgaagttattggcatAATTGGTCCCTAGGTGGAAAAGCTTGCATATCAGTCCCACGTATGCAAGGATGCATGCGTGTGTTTAGGTGGGTATTCCCAACGTATAAAGATAAATGGTCGCGGATGCCATGCGCATACGTGCTGCGTACCAAAGGGTACGCGCAACGTATGCATGCagtccccaaaccctaatttttagggttgagaactatataaagaacattatgtcctTAAAGATTAGCCACCCTCTCACCCTTAGAAAGCTTatacgaaaccctaatccctctTTGTATGTTCTTGGAGCATAGAAGGCCATTAGAAGagtattttggtgcttttgaagaAGGTGTTCGCTCTTGCAGATTCATTGAAGAAGATAGAGATTTTAGATCCAGAACCTTATCAACTTTTGACtcgcatttgaggtataaagtcttaaacTTAGTGGTTATTCCTTAGATCTCTTGTGTTGGGTTTTtagacctttttggtcccaaagatgaAGCTTTAAAGTTCAAATCTGTTTTCTAGGCTTAGGTTTGACTCCCTTGgtgctatttgagtccctaagaTAGAAAGTTGCCAGCTTGAAGGTCTTGAtgtgttcatgcatgagataaggccattttcatggaagtagaatgGCATTTACGGAGTTTGGGCTTATTTGGGGCATgataagtcaccaagtcagtgacatTATGGGCTTAGACGATAAGTAGGGCTCAGATTTGTGATATGGACCATTTGTttgaagcattaagtgcttaatatcaaaatgtcacacccccaaaccaaggatggcgggaacgtctgggggtggaggacatcatgtatagtatcacaacaagaaTATAAATAGtgcttgtaacgcccgtagatcagggctagtcaatttagagacgataagcgtcaaaaatgactttttgatagaagattatttagaatgaataatcttaactaagttgtagtatatgttacaaggattccgtacatataaagaacgccgaaacccgagttataacgaagaagttatgacctgtcgaagtttcgcgacagaaccggcacgacacagcgcaacgtaaaaagtgaatttacgttagagcgatatttatccttagcaatctaaatgaaactcgtagaatatgttaaaccgtgagtgtgcataaaaagaacgtccaaatctgacttcgtatgatgaagttatgatttttctaagtttcgacttagcggtatgcagcccgaatactcgatttgagatcgaactttttttagccgaaacaatctaaacaagaattgaagatctcgttaattgtagtgaaacgataaaaagataggcgaaaacggacgtcggatgaagaagttatgaatttataacagagttttcctgtcccggcctactaaaataatataataaaaataaactcaaaattagccgacgaagtctaaacaaaagttgtagagcctagtctcacctacgcgtggagataaagaacgtcaaaaacggagttcgtatgaggaagatatgaatttttgaagtttattaaatatttttgatattaaatttaattataaattttcgatattatccaaggggaggagtcaccgggcttatccaggttacacccaacgtaacctaagattacgcccagcgtaattcgaagttccaacccctataaaaggaagtcaAGGCTGCCTTATtcatttgctcatttctcttctttctctcacgtttttgcatcgtttttcgtgcaagaattatcctgaagccccggtgtcattcccgagccccgaagcaagtcccgaggccccgaagatcccgataagtgaaattcccgagccgaagctgtGCCcgtgaggagcccggtttttatgaagatcttccaaatttaccgaagaatactagttttacaagccgtagtgctgtccgatcatcttctgatcaagtgagtgtgtggttactctcttctaacacataaatataaagtattagatatgaaatacgtgctatgtgttatatattatttttctatttgagatgggcttggaatttgatgtttttatatgggtgttaaatgatttaaactatatatgtaatttatatatacaaatatgttaggtagaacatgggtagatgaaatagttgatgtgtgttgaaagaatgtgataagagataggtgaggatataatggtgatgataattaggtgatgatagataggtgatgaattacgagtccaggcgatgttgtggctacgtattcatgcgatgatagtctatcccttattatgaattacgagtccaggcgatgttgtggctgtgtattcatgcgatgatagtctaacccttattatgatttacaagtccaggtgatgttgtggctATGtaattcatgcgatgataccctaacccttactagtCACATATTAAGGGAGTGGtccccgaattagtattgtctatatgatgcaggc
The genomic region above belongs to Lactuca sativa cultivar Salinas chromosome 4, Lsat_Salinas_v11, whole genome shotgun sequence and contains:
- the LOC111884916 gene encoding cold-regulated protein 27, translating into MTGNVLLSEFVEQEESSIMESQKKESSEWTNEKHSLYLKSIEASFVDQLYNSLDLQSYQTQKTSSSKTISFWKNHTNAPRIPSGQFKVHQGGCWTKKKFMKENPQLKDSERSHVSLTNPWIQHFTNGNRHGAMTSASPSIHETLSSSSTETSQQNPVPESDSNTEMTDQNFVEDLSIKKTNTKRKRTTTVANSSNDQVVPFCTSPTNAKNKDL